A stretch of Ectothiorhodospiraceae bacterium BW-2 DNA encodes these proteins:
- a CDS encoding PDZ domain-containing protein, with translation MGLSRHYRYPIGRLGVALLLLLAHSLFADEDGPANGGAGNGQGVRLHPTNQEIVNIAPPGSGIFMARDIALYEGHWQGMDVMLLDAELRQKLLYPKGLKGVIINEVTLNAALSGMLGGDIIIAIEGERVLSLEDFKHLTYQYRQRNHVAVTVLRKSELQNGDRFIMNRHIFILRARKEVGMAQMESAPMIEPGDPRPHPDRGPCTRCHTIGDGRFTMPDPDLIILPPPAIDPIDIQRNNRPHSDRGPCIACHAVNGQQPATVPVQPHIRAN, from the coding sequence ATGGGATTAAGCCGTCACTATCGCTATCCTATCGGCAGGCTCGGGGTAGCTCTGCTGCTACTGCTAGCCCACTCGCTCTTTGCCGATGAAGATGGTCCGGCGAATGGGGGCGCTGGTAATGGTCAGGGGGTACGGCTCCATCCGACCAATCAGGAGATCGTCAATATCGCCCCCCCCGGCAGCGGTATCTTTATGGCGCGGGATATCGCCCTCTATGAGGGGCACTGGCAGGGGATGGATGTGATGCTGCTTGATGCCGAGCTACGGCAAAAATTGCTCTACCCTAAAGGGCTAAAAGGGGTGATTATTAATGAAGTGACCCTAAATGCTGCGCTATCGGGGATGTTGGGGGGCGATATTATTATTGCGATTGAGGGGGAACGGGTTCTCTCTTTAGAGGATTTTAAGCACCTGACCTATCAGTATCGTCAGCGAAACCATGTCGCGGTGACCGTGTTACGCAAGAGCGAGTTGCAAAATGGTGATCGATTTATTATGAATCGCCATATCTTCATTTTGCGGGCACGCAAAGAGGTGGGCATGGCGCAGATGGAGTCGGCGCCGATGATTGAGCCAGGCGATCCCCGTCCCCACCCTGATCGCGGCCCCTGCACCCGTTGCCATACTATCGGCGATGGCCGTTTTACTATGCCCGATCCCGATCTGATTATTTTACCGCCACCGGCTATCGATCCTATCGATATTCAGCGTAACAATCGTCCCCACAGTGATCGTGGCCCCTGTATCGCTTGTCACGCTGTCAATGGGCAGCAGCCAGCGACGGTGCCGGTACAGCCCCATATTCGAGCCAATTAG
- a CDS encoding universal stress protein: MQRFKNILYVYEPSVAQQSSIARAVELAQHNQAHLTLLAVVSEQIAGIRMVAAEEGRRDLNAIRVAQQCQQLESLMAGYDQRGSFAYKVVVGTRFLEVIRAVLRDNYDLVMKPAEDPDWMNRLFGSDDMHLLRKCPVPVWLMKSQERPSYGSVVAALDFNPYQEEEGQQALNDLILSLSGSIALSYSAEFHLLHSWEAPEMGLVRLWADDPDLSEMVILEDERRQHKAGMDRVVERLNSLIGVEASRYLAPKQHLPKGSARKVIPSVVQMLQADIVVMGTVARTNIPGFFIGNTAEAVFDQLQCSVLAIKPPGFVTPVTLE; encoded by the coding sequence GTGCAACGGTTTAAAAATATTCTTTATGTCTATGAGCCCTCTGTCGCGCAGCAGTCGAGTATTGCCCGTGCAGTTGAACTAGCGCAACATAATCAGGCCCATCTGACTCTGTTAGCGGTGGTATCGGAACAGATAGCTGGGATTCGGATGGTTGCGGCCGAGGAGGGGAGACGCGATCTCAATGCGATACGGGTGGCGCAACAGTGTCAGCAGTTAGAGTCGTTGATGGCGGGGTATGATCAGCGGGGGAGTTTTGCCTACAAGGTGGTGGTCGGTACCCGCTTTTTAGAGGTGATTCGGGCGGTGTTAAGAGATAACTACGATTTGGTGATGAAACCGGCCGAAGACCCCGACTGGATGAATCGCCTCTTCGGCAGCGACGATATGCACCTGCTGCGCAAATGTCCGGTGCCGGTCTGGCTAATGAAATCGCAGGAGCGGCCAAGCTATGGTTCGGTGGTCGCGGCACTCGATTTTAACCCCTATCAGGAGGAGGAGGGTCAGCAGGCGCTTAACGATCTAATTTTGTCACTGTCGGGATCCATCGCCCTAAGCTACTCTGCCGAGTTCCATCTACTCCATAGCTGGGAGGCACCCGAGATGGGGCTGGTGCGACTGTGGGCTGACGATCCCGATTTAAGCGAAATGGTGATTCTAGAAGATGAGCGGCGACAGCACAAGGCGGGGATGGATCGAGTGGTTGAGCGACTTAACTCGCTAATAGGGGTGGAGGCTAGCCGCTATCTGGCACCGAAACAGCACCTACCTAAGGGCTCTGCCCGCAAGGTGATACCGTCGGTAGTGCAGATGCTTCAGGCTGATATTGTGGTGATGGGGACGGTGGCTCGCACTAACATTCCGGGATTTTTTATCGGTAATACCGCCGAGGCTGTCTTTGATCAACTACAGTGCTCGGTGCTAGCGATTAAACCCCCCGGGTTTGTGACGCCGGTGACGCTAGAGTAG
- a CDS encoding folate-binding protein — MADWQPFLSSHPAVSMGELAHFSGSESPLWVDLSHLQLWQLQGGDTELFLQGQLSSNVQSLGPDLSQLSSYSTPKGRMLAMMRLLRTPDGSVWMLLPDSIAAATLKRLQMFVLRSEVKFSDYSDHRVRLGLNGEAAATLLQRHFGTLPEEENGVAQFDKTQLLRLPFAPHRYLLITTAEQALALMQQPDAANLPRAEREAWEWLDISAGLPSLDAATVEAFVPQMANLQLLGGVSFKKGCYTGQEVVARMQYLGKLKRKMYRLHSESAQCPTIGSELNSPHSKSGQWVGKVVNAAPAPQGGVDLLAVVEIAAMEQGGVTLVEGGSEVTLLPLPY; from the coding sequence ATGGCGGATTGGCAGCCGTTTCTATCGTCTCACCCGGCAGTGAGTATGGGCGAATTAGCACATTTTAGTGGCAGTGAGAGCCCCCTTTGGGTCGATTTGTCCCATCTACAGTTGTGGCAACTACAGGGGGGCGATACCGAGCTCTTTCTACAGGGGCAGTTAAGCAGTAATGTGCAGAGTTTAGGCCCTGATCTCAGTCAACTGAGCAGCTATAGCACCCCGAAAGGGCGAATGTTAGCGATGATGCGTCTGCTGCGTACCCCCGATGGTTCGGTGTGGATGCTGCTGCCTGACTCGATAGCCGCGGCGACCCTAAAGAGGCTACAGATGTTTGTACTGCGCTCTGAGGTTAAGTTTAGCGACTATAGCGATCATCGGGTGCGGTTAGGGTTGAATGGCGAAGCGGCCGCGACGCTGTTACAGCGCCACTTCGGCACCCTGCCAGAGGAGGAGAATGGAGTGGCGCAGTTTGATAAGACGCAGCTACTACGACTCCCCTTTGCGCCCCACCGCTATCTACTCATCACGACGGCAGAGCAGGCGTTGGCTCTAATGCAGCAGCCGGACGCCGCCAATCTGCCCAGAGCCGAACGAGAGGCGTGGGAGTGGCTCGATATTAGCGCCGGCCTGCCGAGTCTCGATGCGGCAACGGTCGAGGCGTTTGTGCCCCAAATGGCCAATCTGCAACTGCTCGGTGGCGTTAGCTTTAAAAAGGGGTGCTATACCGGACAGGAGGTGGTCGCCCGTATGCAATATCTGGGCAAACTGAAGCGGAAGATGTATCGCCTGCATAGCGAGAGCGCTCAATGTCCAACTATTGGTAGCGAGCTCAACTCCCCCCACTCTAAAAGTGGTCAGTGGGTCGGTAAGGTGGTCAATGCTGCTCCAGCGCCGCAGGGGGGGGTCGATCTATTAGCCGTGGTCGAAATTGCAGCGATGGAGCAAGGGGGGGTAACCCTCGTCGAAGGGGGGAGCGAGGTGACGCTGCTGCCTCTTCCCTATTAG
- the feoB gene encoding ferrous iron transport protein B, translating into MESSTTKGTLRVAMVGNPNTGRTTLFNRLTGASASTGNYPRVTVNIESRHIQYQGWDIELIDLPGINSLSCRTDEELAARQFLFEEPLDLILNVIDMGNMERNLLLTSQLIEMGIPRIYALNLKSEAAHKGVRIDTTAMTKILNGPVVEIEGRTGDGIETLLNALTSCADAGCQNCSVEACRGGSVKIGYDDHLEEAIERIDAAIARLHPNVMDSSQSRWLAIKLLEGDNTLLKQEQEHRELMAMVANERQLLEEQHGEDAEIMLNDGRYGFVNGLLKEVSELDLDVALNRIDVTRVIDSVLLHRYLGLPLFFFVMWVMFEATFTLGTYPMEWIDALVGWVSAGVGAILPESLFRDMMVDGILAGVGGTIIFLPNIVILFFFIAFLSESGYLARSAFLIDRVMHSFGLHGKAFIPMITGFGCNVPAIMATRTIENRKDRLVAMLVTPFMSCSARLPVFILFSSAFFTENAGVVLFGLYSASIVLALLVAVVLSKTVVKGANSAPLLMELPPYRKPTYQSIMIHMGSNALEFLKKVGGIIVIGSVIIWFLETFPQNVPLSQDYEAQIVQLQSQSASEAIEQQINTLQQQQQAEIYHNRYLGQIGRVVEPIFAPLGFDLNASIALLTGFVAKEVIVATFGVLNAKGGEVTESDEGLRESIAQSMDPVSAIAFMVFVLLYMPCFATLAILYRETASLRWTLFSVGMSMGIAYLLALSISVIGGLYL; encoded by the coding sequence ATGGAGAGCAGTACGACTAAGGGAACGCTACGGGTTGCGATGGTCGGCAACCCTAATACCGGACGCACCACCCTTTTTAATCGGCTGACCGGTGCCTCAGCTTCGACCGGTAACTACCCCCGAGTGACTGTTAATATCGAATCGCGCCATATTCAGTATCAAGGTTGGGATATAGAGCTGATTGATCTACCGGGAATTAACTCTCTAAGCTGCCGTACCGATGAGGAGCTAGCCGCGCGCCAGTTTCTGTTCGAAGAGCCGCTTGATCTGATTCTCAATGTTATCGATATGGGTAATATGGAGCGCAATCTGCTGCTCACCTCCCAACTCATTGAGATGGGTATTCCCCGTATCTACGCTCTGAATCTTAAATCGGAGGCGGCCCATAAAGGGGTGCGTATCGATACGACGGCGATGACTAAGATTCTCAACGGGCCGGTGGTAGAGATTGAGGGGCGTACCGGTGATGGTATCGAGACGCTGCTCAATGCGCTAACGAGTTGCGCCGATGCCGGTTGTCAAAACTGTAGCGTGGAGGCGTGTCGCGGCGGCAGCGTCAAAATTGGCTACGATGATCATCTGGAGGAGGCGATTGAGCGTATCGATGCCGCTATCGCTCGTCTCCACCCTAATGTGATGGATAGCTCTCAGTCGCGCTGGCTGGCGATTAAGCTGCTGGAGGGGGATAACACCCTGCTAAAGCAGGAGCAGGAGCATCGTGAGTTAATGGCCATGGTGGCTAATGAGCGGCAGCTACTGGAGGAGCAGCACGGCGAAGATGCCGAAATTATGCTCAATGATGGCCGCTACGGCTTTGTGAACGGACTATTGAAAGAGGTCAGCGAGCTCGATCTGGATGTTGCCCTAAATCGGATCGATGTCACGCGGGTGATCGATTCGGTACTGCTGCACCGCTACTTGGGGCTGCCGCTGTTCTTTTTTGTGATGTGGGTGATGTTTGAGGCGACATTTACTCTCGGCACCTACCCGATGGAGTGGATCGATGCGTTGGTCGGTTGGGTGAGTGCTGGCGTCGGTGCCATCCTGCCAGAAAGTCTCTTTAGAGATATGATGGTCGATGGGATTTTGGCCGGTGTCGGTGGGACGATTATCTTTTTGCCTAATATCGTGATTCTGTTCTTCTTTATCGCCTTTTTAAGTGAGTCGGGCTATCTGGCTCGTTCGGCGTTTCTTATCGATAGAGTGATGCACAGCTTCGGACTCCACGGTAAAGCCTTTATTCCGATGATTACCGGATTTGGCTGTAATGTACCGGCGATTATGGCCACCCGAACGATTGAAAATCGTAAAGATAGGCTGGTGGCGATGCTGGTCACCCCCTTTATGAGCTGTTCGGCAAGGCTGCCGGTCTTTATCCTCTTTAGTAGCGCCTTTTTTACCGAAAATGCCGGTGTGGTGCTGTTCGGGCTCTATAGTGCCAGTATTGTATTGGCGTTGCTGGTGGCGGTTGTGTTAAGTAAAACGGTGGTGAAGGGGGCGAATAGCGCCCCACTACTGATGGAGCTCCCCCCCTACCGTAAGCCGACCTATCAATCCATTATGATCCACATGGGCTCGAATGCGCTGGAGTTTCTGAAAAAGGTGGGGGGGATTATCGTTATCGGCTCGGTGATTATCTGGTTTTTAGAGACCTTCCCCCAAAATGTCCCGTTAAGTCAGGATTATGAGGCGCAAATTGTTCAGCTACAGAGTCAGTCGGCGAGTGAAGCTATCGAACAGCAGATTAACACGCTGCAGCAGCAGCAGCAGGCGGAGATCTATCACAACCGCTATTTAGGCCAGATAGGTCGGGTCGTTGAGCCGATTTTTGCACCACTAGGTTTTGATCTTAACGCCTCGATAGCACTGTTAACCGGCTTTGTCGCCAAAGAGGTGATTGTCGCTACCTTTGGGGTGCTTAATGCGAAGGGGGGAGAGGTCACCGAATCCGATGAGGGGTTAAGGGAGTCGATTGCCCAGTCGATGGATCCGGTATCAGCTATCGCTTTTATGGTCTTTGTGCTGCTCTATATGCCCTGTTTTGCGACTTTGGCGATTCTCTATCGCGAAACAGCCTCACTGCGCTGGACGCTCTTCTCGGTGGGGATGTCGATGGGGATCGCCTATCTGCTGGCGCTCTCGATTAGTGTTATTGGCGGACTCTATCTGTAG
- a CDS encoding magnetic particle protein, translated as MNLATYLASSTSGIGVFGALVGGAGAAAKNIKDSRDGLVTPVEAVVDTSKEAAGAGVATVVSAVSVGAAGVGLGASLGIAAVTAIGAKYLWDRSMEQIESRFFKGDMDQLDHIVASSADEATRKGLSL; from the coding sequence ATGAATTTAGCAACCTATTTGGCTTCAAGCACCAGTGGTATTGGTGTTTTTGGTGCGCTGGTGGGAGGCGCGGGTGCTGCGGCTAAGAATATTAAAGATAGTCGTGATGGCTTGGTAACACCGGTTGAAGCGGTGGTGGATACCTCTAAAGAGGCCGCAGGCGCTGGCGTGGCGACTGTTGTGAGTGCCGTTAGTGTCGGTGCTGCCGGGGTGGGGCTTGGCGCTTCGCTTGGCATTGCGGCAGTGACGGCTATCGGGGCTAAATATCTTTGGGATCGCTCCATGGAGCAGATCGAGAGTCGCTTCTTTAAGGGCGATATGGATCAGCTCGATCATATTGTGGCTAGCAGTGCCGATGAGGCGACTCGAAAAGGGCTGTCACTGTAA
- a CDS encoding ABC transporter permease subunit → MTIDWTTLQQITFNHLALITTTTLLSSIIGVGLALLVHRYRPPEAIHYLLLLPVALPSFVVAYLLQSQFGTHSWLTPLAYTLTLYPVIYLPTRLLLQRNNPTLAEVAEQLQLSPIKRWQLLTWPKLKLALLQGIALIIAVVLSDYATPTLTGTPTLATTLAASWLSERPLSLLLPPALILLLIALLLLWSLRTLLSHQPLQRLASHATPQSETPVPLPFRLIAMVILLLLIAWGLSHPLPPLMPSLLPLLLHSAAPVVVMLIVLTLTALISLSRIRAPQTQLTRYIPPVVGLPHLFVALLLASLSQPILDLAERLSGAPPSLLLQVGLIWMAILGSYLLLYYRHLQQKVNTLLYQNLPIDPLTASAIIGVSPLLLLWRLYLPAVALPLLTITSVGAILLFRELTLSYLLLPPDWPTLATYSFSLMLSDEPSQLFWPIVMQLGAGLLLLPLLAPLFRILHR, encoded by the coding sequence ATGACCATCGACTGGACGACGCTGCAACAGATTACCTTTAACCACCTCGCACTCATCACCACCACGACGCTATTGAGTTCGATAATCGGTGTGGGGCTGGCGCTACTGGTACACCGCTACCGCCCGCCTGAGGCGATCCACTACCTGCTACTGTTGCCGGTAGCGCTCCCCTCGTTTGTGGTCGCCTATCTACTACAGAGCCAGTTCGGCACCCATAGCTGGCTGACCCCGCTGGCCTATACCCTAACCCTCTATCCCGTTATCTATCTGCCGACACGGCTACTGCTACAGCGCAATAATCCAACGCTAGCGGAGGTGGCCGAGCAGCTCCAGCTCTCCCCCATCAAACGGTGGCAACTACTCACCTGGCCCAAACTCAAACTCGCTCTGCTACAAGGGATTGCGCTCATCATCGCGGTAGTGCTGAGTGACTACGCCACCCCCACACTCACCGGCACCCCAACGCTGGCAACCACGCTAGCCGCATCCTGGCTAAGCGAGCGGCCGCTCTCACTGCTGCTCCCTCCCGCCCTCATCCTACTGCTCATCGCACTGCTACTGCTCTGGTCACTGCGCACGCTGCTCAGTCATCAACCACTACAGCGACTAGCAAGCCACGCCACTCCACAATCAGAGACCCCCGTCCCCCTGCCATTTAGATTGATCGCGATGGTGATCCTGCTACTGCTCATCGCTTGGGGACTCTCTCATCCCCTGCCGCCGCTGATGCCGTCACTGCTGCCACTCCTGCTCCACAGCGCCGCACCGGTGGTGGTGATGCTCATCGTGCTAACGCTGACCGCTCTCATCTCTTTAAGCCGAATTCGCGCTCCACAGACACAACTAACTCGCTATATCCCCCCTGTTGTCGGCCTGCCTCACCTCTTTGTCGCTCTGCTGCTAGCGAGTCTGAGTCAACCGATCCTCGATCTGGCTGAACGGTTGAGCGGTGCCCCCCCCTCCCTGCTACTACAGGTGGGGCTCATCTGGATGGCGATTCTCGGTAGCTATCTGCTCCTCTACTACCGCCATCTACAGCAGAAGGTCAACACGCTGCTCTACCAAAATCTCCCGATCGATCCACTCACCGCTTCGGCCATCATCGGGGTCTCCCCTCTCCTGCTGCTGTGGCGCCTCTATCTGCCCGCAGTCGCCCTCCCGCTTTTAACCATTACCTCGGTCGGTGCTATACTGCTGTTCAGAGAGCTCACCTTAAGCTACCTGCTGCTCCCCCCCGACTGGCCAACGCTAGCAACCTATAGCTTCAGCCTCATGCTAAGCGACGAGCCGAGCCAACTCTTCTGGCCAATCGTGATGCAGCTGGGAGCCGGCCTGCTACTGCTGCCCCTACTTGCGCCGCTGTTTCGCATCTTGCACCGCTAA
- a CDS encoding ATP-binding cassette domain-containing protein, translated as MMAQQPRLLKLDQLQLTPETEGPALKPLSFSVNRGQIAGLFCRHSGYLTRVLRTIIGLEPIQGGTLTIAGDHVASERHQWPVGKRRATFIPAAESLFPQLTIRANIELALLQRRRTERIQLSQLLLEQLDLQGYSEHYPHQLQEDSLQRSKLARALATPHPLILWDEPFNQPNPAEQLMLGQDMQQLAELYQKTVLFGTTNVDALKTTASMAGVIHHGELLQWDSPYNLYHAPNSRTVANIFGSATLLPGLLHVNQSLTSELGTLRFNQRHLANELGGKSVTFLVRPDDLQLGSKSDPTAVVIGKSFHGTESRYLLQLEEGSLLTLNTPSHNNIAIGKKIAVQCRMDHLIIFLAESEQSLDLGPAQSI; from the coding sequence ATGATGGCTCAACAGCCACGACTACTTAAACTCGATCAGCTTCAACTCACTCCCGAAACGGAGGGGCCGGCACTTAAACCCCTCTCCTTTAGTGTCAACCGTGGCCAGATTGCCGGACTCTTCTGTCGTCATAGTGGCTATCTCACTAGGGTACTACGCACCATTATCGGCCTCGAACCGATACAGGGCGGTACGCTGACTATCGCCGGTGACCATGTCGCCTCTGAGCGGCATCAGTGGCCGGTTGGCAAGCGCCGAGCCACCTTTATTCCGGCGGCAGAGTCGCTCTTTCCTCAGCTGACTATTCGGGCCAACATCGAGCTAGCTCTACTGCAACGCAGACGGACGGAACGGATTCAGCTAAGCCAACTGCTGCTAGAGCAGCTCGATCTACAAGGGTATAGTGAACACTACCCCCATCAACTACAGGAGGATAGTCTGCAACGAAGCAAACTCGCTCGTGCGCTCGCCACCCCCCACCCCCTGATCCTCTGGGATGAGCCCTTTAACCAGCCCAATCCAGCCGAACAGCTTATGCTCGGTCAAGATATGCAACAGCTAGCGGAGCTATACCAGAAAACGGTGCTCTTTGGCACCACCAATGTCGATGCGTTAAAAACCACCGCGTCGATGGCGGGTGTGATCCATCATGGTGAGCTACTGCAGTGGGATAGCCCCTATAACCTCTACCACGCGCCTAACAGCCGTACCGTTGCCAATATTTTCGGTAGTGCTACGCTGCTACCGGGGCTGCTGCATGTGAACCAGAGCCTCACTTCGGAGTTAGGCACGCTGCGCTTTAACCAGCGCCACCTCGCCAATGAGCTAGGGGGGAAGTCGGTCACATTTCTGGTTCGTCCCGATGATCTGCAACTAGGGAGCAAGAGCGACCCTACCGCTGTTGTCATCGGCAAAAGCTTTCATGGTACCGAGTCACGCTATCTGCTCCAGTTAGAGGAGGGGTCGCTACTAACTCTCAATACCCCCAGCCATAACAATATTGCTATCGGCAAAAAGATAGCAGTGCAGTGCCGGATGGATCACCTGATTATCTTCCTAGCCGAGAGCGAGCAGAGTCTCGATTTAGGGCCAGCGCAGTCGATTTAA
- a CDS encoding ferrous iron transport protein A — protein MSEQLTQLSKLKPGQRGQISAVEGEKELRSRLAAMGFRKGAKVSVGHSALFGDPRTYTLGSSHISLRNSEAQHVQIQLS, from the coding sequence ATGTCTGAACAACTTACTCAACTCTCAAAACTTAAACCGGGGCAGCGGGGGCAGATTAGCGCCGTTGAGGGCGAGAAGGAGCTGCGCAGTCGCCTTGCCGCGATGGGGTTTCGCAAAGGGGCGAAGGTATCGGTAGGTCATAGCGCTCTGTTTGGTGATCCGCGTACCTATACGCTCGGTAGTTCCCACATCAGTCTGCGCAACAGCGAGGCGCAACATGTTCAAATTCAACTCAGCTAG